From Nocardioides sp. HDW12B, the proteins below share one genomic window:
- a CDS encoding tripartite tricarboxylate transporter substrate binding protein has translation MPDHSRRTVALTAALGLSLSLVGCGLVDDSGGGSGGGVFERPVELVAPFGPGGGSDQVARAMAQAMAEPLDTDVPVVNVPGATGSTGMTEMLSSRPGESMAVLIQDTLATVSAGGAAFETDELRAVCRVQSMPSALMVSKDTFKNWDELLAEAKDAAKPLTVATVGSGSVDDVVLGAVEDVHGASFRAVPYSEPTERYTALLSGEVDVLYEQLGDVRQYLDSGDFVPVVLLSEEPVEGFDDVPLATDVDLPPEVVLPQFRGLVVDADTSDEIVDALASACEEGVGTDDMSTFQEQVYADSDSYLGPDDFQTFLEDQEALIAEQLDAYGVG, from the coding sequence GTGCCTGACCACTCCCGCAGAACCGTCGCGCTGACAGCCGCCCTGGGCCTCTCACTGTCCCTGGTCGGCTGCGGCCTCGTCGACGACTCCGGAGGGGGCAGCGGCGGCGGGGTGTTCGAGCGTCCGGTGGAGCTCGTCGCCCCGTTCGGCCCCGGCGGCGGCTCCGACCAGGTAGCACGCGCGATGGCCCAGGCCATGGCCGAGCCCCTCGACACCGACGTCCCGGTCGTCAACGTGCCGGGGGCGACCGGCAGCACCGGAATGACCGAGATGCTGTCCAGCCGCCCGGGCGAGTCGATGGCGGTGCTGATCCAGGACACCCTCGCCACGGTGTCGGCCGGCGGTGCTGCCTTCGAGACCGACGAGCTGCGCGCGGTGTGCCGCGTGCAGTCCATGCCCTCGGCGCTGATGGTCAGCAAGGACACCTTCAAGAACTGGGACGAGCTGCTGGCCGAGGCCAAGGACGCCGCCAAGCCCCTGACGGTCGCGACCGTGGGTTCCGGCAGCGTCGACGACGTGGTCCTGGGGGCGGTCGAGGACGTGCACGGCGCGTCGTTCCGCGCGGTGCCCTACTCCGAGCCGACCGAGCGCTACACGGCGCTGCTCAGCGGAGAGGTCGACGTCCTCTACGAACAGCTCGGCGACGTGCGCCAGTACCTCGACTCCGGCGACTTCGTCCCCGTGGTGCTGCTGAGCGAGGAGCCCGTGGAGGGCTTCGACGACGTCCCGCTGGCCACCGACGTCGACCTCCCACCGGAGGTCGTGCTGCCGCAGTTCCGCGGCCTGGTGGTCGACGCCGACACCAGCGACGAGATCGTCGACGCCCTGGCCTCGGCCTGCGAGGAGGGCGTCGGCACCGACGACATGTCGACGTTCCAGGAGCAGGTGTACGCCGACAGCGACAGCTACCTGGGGCCCGACGACTTCCAGACCTTCCTGGAGGACCAGGAAGCCCTGATCGCCGAGCAGCTCGACGCCTACGGCGTCGGCTGA